One window of the Candidatus Kinetoplastibacterium desouzaii TCC079E genome contains the following:
- a CDS encoding lipopolysaccharide assembly protein LapA domain-containing protein, whose protein sequence is MYLFFKFILFMLLLIVSLNNIQPVSINLYESFTISDVPLIFIIFISIFIGFLLGLSSIFFKKTNNNKSKKI, encoded by the coding sequence ATGTATTTATTTTTTAAATTTATTCTCTTTATGTTGTTGTTAATAGTATCTCTAAATAATATTCAACCTGTTAGTATTAATCTTTATGAAAGTTTTACTATTAGTGATGTGCCATTAATATTTATTATATTTATATCAATATTTATTGGTTTTTTGTTAGGTTTATCATCCATTTTTTTCAAAAAAACAAATAATAACAAAAGTAAAAAAATATGA
- a CDS encoding histone deacetylase family protein, with the protein METMYITHPTSFIHEMGSFHPDTPRRLDVISDQLLMSGLMPFITTGYPFKALKHDVLRVHTSDYFNSLLTNIPEQGKYYFIDNDTMMNHYTFNSALYAAGSGIFGVNAVFSNYVKNVFCSVRPPGHHACSNKAMGSCFFNNIAIAAKYAFEQYKISKLAIIDFDVHHGNGTEEIFFNDDRVLMCSFFQHPFYPYSKLLNYKKTNMCNIPVDAYSKPSKIREIVSEYWIPEIHKHKPEIILISAGFDAHREDDMGQLFLTESDYAWITDKIVDLSEQYSEGRIVSMLEGGYNFSSLSRSVVAHIRSLAKL; encoded by the coding sequence ATGGAGACTATGTATATTACTCATCCAACTAGTTTTATACATGAAATGGGTTCTTTTCATCCAGATACTCCACGAAGATTAGATGTTATATCAGATCAATTGTTAATGAGTGGCCTGATGCCTTTTATTACTACTGGCTATCCTTTTAAGGCTTTGAAACATGATGTTTTAAGAGTACATACTTCTGATTATTTTAATAGTTTACTTACTAATATTCCCGAGCAAGGTAAATATTATTTTATAGATAATGATACAATGATGAATCATTATACTTTTAATTCTGCTTTATACGCGGCTGGATCTGGTATTTTTGGAGTGAATGCTGTTTTTAGTAATTATGTAAAAAATGTATTTTGTTCAGTTCGTCCTCCTGGGCATCATGCTTGTAGTAATAAAGCCATGGGATCTTGTTTTTTTAATAATATAGCTATAGCTGCCAAGTATGCATTTGAGCAATATAAAATATCTAAATTGGCTATTATAGATTTTGATGTTCACCATGGAAATGGAACAGAAGAGATATTTTTTAATGATGATAGAGTGTTAATGTGTAGTTTTTTTCAACATCCTTTTTATCCTTATTCTAAGTTGCTTAATTATAAAAAAACTAATATGTGTAATATTCCAGTTGATGCTTATAGTAAACCTTCTAAAATTAGAGAAATTGTTTCTGAATATTGGATTCCAGAAATTCATAAACATAAACCTGAAATTATATTAATATCAGCTGGGTTTGATGCTCATAGAGAAGATGACATGGGTCAGCTATTTCTTACAGAAAGTGATTATGCTTGGATTACTGATAAAATAGTAGATTTATCTGAGCAATATTCAGAAGGTAGAATTGTTAGCATGTTAGAGGGTGGTTACAATTTTTCTTCTTTAAGTAGAAGCGTTGTGGCACATATTAGATCTTTGGCTAAACTTTGA
- the cmk gene encoding (d)CMP kinase: MSIKKNVPVITIDGPTASGKGTIARKLSDVLGWSILDSGAIYRSLAFYIILRKVSLVDINSIVDIAREIEFSFINKKIFIDGVDVSHDIRSEEVGHTASIISANKDVRHALLDIQRSFLEPPGLIADGRDMGAVVFPFASLKIFLTANIDIRVERRYKQLIDDKVSVNMGNLRCAILERDLRDSERLVSPLIPDSDAYILDNSYITDNETVNVILNLWKNRLC, encoded by the coding sequence TTGAGTATTAAGAAAAATGTCCCTGTAATAACCATTGACGGTCCTACAGCATCTGGTAAAGGTACTATTGCTAGAAAGTTGTCAGATGTTCTTGGTTGGTCAATTTTAGATTCTGGTGCTATATATAGATCATTGGCTTTTTATATTATTCTCAGAAAAGTTTCTTTGGTTGATATTAATTCAATAGTAGATATAGCAAGAGAAATAGAATTTTCATTTATTAATAAGAAGATTTTTATTGATGGTGTAGATGTAAGTCATGATATTAGAAGTGAGGAAGTAGGACATACTGCTTCTATTATATCTGCTAATAAAGATGTTCGTCATGCACTACTTGATATTCAGAGAAGTTTTTTAGAACCGCCTGGTTTAATTGCAGATGGTAGAGATATGGGGGCTGTAGTTTTTCCTTTTGCTAGTTTAAAAATTTTTTTAACAGCAAATATTGATATTAGAGTGGAAAGACGTTATAAACAGTTGATAGATGATAAAGTCTCTGTTAATATGGGCAACCTCAGATGTGCTATACTTGAGAGAGATTTAAGAGATTCCGAGCGTTTAGTATCACCTCTTATTCCTGATTCAGATGCTTATATTTTAGATAATTCTTATATAACAGATAATGAAACAGTTAATGTGATATTGAATTTATGGAAAAATAGGCTCTGCTGA
- a CDS encoding HU family DNA-binding protein: protein MTRLDLIDRLAARFPDFTLKDIESVIRTIFSSLEDSILLDRRVEIRGFGSFSVSQRKSRTARNPKSGDVVSLSDRKVPVFRAGKELRERVNVSK from the coding sequence GTGACTAGATTGGATTTGATAGATAGGTTAGCTGCTCGTTTTCCTGATTTCACTTTAAAGGATATCGAAAGTGTTATAAGAACCATCTTTTCTTCATTAGAGGATTCTATTCTTCTAGATAGAAGAGTAGAAATTCGCGGATTCGGTAGTTTTTCAGTTTCTCAAAGAAAATCTAGAACTGCTCGTAATCCTAAATCTGGTGATGTAGTATCTTTATCAGATAGAAAGGTTCCGGTTTTTAGAGCAGGTAAGGAATTAAGAGAACGTGTTAATGTATCAAAATAA
- the rpsA gene encoding 30S ribosomal protein S1, giving the protein MSLFSSNANSGESFADLFAESLKKQDMKSGEVISAEVVKIDHNFVVVNAGLKSEALIPLEEFLDDQGNIEVNKGDFVSVAIDSLENGYGDTILSRDRAKRLSAWLKLEQALESGELITGTITGKVKGGLTVMTNGIRAFLPGSLVDLRPVKDTTPYEGKTMEFKVIKLDRKRNNVVLSRRQVLEASMGEERQKLLDNLYEGAVVKGVVKNITDYGAFIDLGGVDGLLHITDMAWRRVRHPSEVLQVCQEIEAKVLKFDQEKNRVSLGVKQLGEDPWVDLARRYPHGTRLFGKVTNLTDYGAFVEVESGIEGLVHVSEMDWTNKNVDPRKVVTLGDEVEIMVLEIDEDRRRISLGMKQCKVNPWEEFAINFKKGDKVKGAIKSITDFGVFVGLPGGIDGLVHLSDLSWTDTGEEIVRSLKKNDEIEAIVLGIDTAKERISLGVKQLENDPFQNFISSHDKGSSINGIVKSVEPKGAVVVLDSDVEGYLRASEISSGKVEDATSVLKVSDNIEVMILNIDRKSRSIQLSIKARDNVEAAETIQRMSDASASSGTTNLGALLKEKLDQQRNDG; this is encoded by the coding sequence ATGTCATTATTTTCATCGAACGCTAATAGCGGAGAAAGTTTTGCAGATTTGTTTGCAGAAAGTCTAAAAAAACAAGACATGAAGTCTGGAGAAGTAATTAGTGCTGAAGTTGTAAAAATAGATCATAATTTTGTTGTTGTTAATGCTGGTCTTAAGTCAGAAGCATTAATTCCTTTAGAAGAGTTTTTAGATGATCAGGGTAATATAGAAGTTAATAAAGGAGATTTTGTATCTGTAGCCATAGATTCTTTAGAAAATGGTTATGGTGATACTATTTTATCAAGAGATAGAGCAAAAAGACTATCAGCTTGGTTAAAATTGGAACAAGCTTTAGAAAGCGGTGAATTAATTACTGGAACTATTACAGGAAAGGTTAAAGGTGGTCTAACTGTAATGACTAATGGTATTAGAGCTTTTCTTCCTGGATCTTTGGTTGATTTGCGTCCTGTTAAGGATACTACTCCATATGAAGGTAAAACTATGGAGTTTAAAGTTATAAAGCTTGATAGAAAGAGAAATAATGTAGTCTTATCTAGAAGACAAGTTCTTGAAGCAAGTATGGGTGAAGAGCGCCAAAAATTATTAGATAATTTATATGAAGGTGCAGTTGTCAAGGGAGTTGTAAAAAACATTACAGATTATGGTGCTTTTATAGATCTTGGTGGTGTTGATGGTTTGTTGCATATAACAGATATGGCTTGGCGTCGTGTTAGACATCCATCTGAAGTATTACAAGTTTGTCAAGAAATAGAAGCTAAAGTATTGAAGTTTGATCAAGAAAAAAATAGAGTTTCTTTGGGTGTTAAACAGTTAGGAGAAGATCCATGGGTAGATCTTGCCCGTCGTTATCCTCATGGAACTAGATTATTTGGTAAGGTTACTAACTTGACAGATTACGGTGCTTTTGTAGAGGTTGAATCTGGAATAGAAGGATTGGTTCATGTTTCAGAAATGGATTGGACTAATAAGAATGTAGATCCTCGTAAAGTAGTAACTTTAGGAGATGAAGTAGAGATAATGGTGTTGGAAATAGATGAGGATCGTCGTCGTATTTCTCTAGGTATGAAGCAGTGTAAAGTTAATCCATGGGAAGAATTTGCTATAAATTTCAAGAAGGGTGATAAAGTCAAAGGAGCTATCAAGTCTATTACAGATTTTGGTGTTTTTGTTGGTTTGCCTGGTGGAATTGACGGTTTAGTTCATCTTTCAGATCTTTCTTGGACTGATACTGGAGAAGAAATCGTACGTTCTCTTAAGAAGAATGATGAAATAGAAGCTATTGTTCTAGGAATAGATACAGCTAAGGAACGTATTTCTTTAGGTGTTAAACAATTAGAGAATGATCCATTTCAGAATTTCATTTCGTCTCATGATAAAGGATCATCTATTAATGGTATTGTAAAATCAGTTGAGCCTAAAGGCGCTGTAGTTGTTCTGGATTCTGATGTTGAGGGTTATTTAAGAGCTTCAGAAATATCATCTGGAAAAGTTGAGGATGCTACTAGTGTTTTAAAAGTTTCTGACAATATTGAAGTCATGATTTTAAATATAGATAGAAAATCTCGTTCTATTCAATTGTCTATTAAAGCACGTGATAATGTTGAAGCGGCTGAGACTATACAAAGAATGTCTGATGCTAGTGCTTCATCAGGAACAACAAATCTTGGTGCTTTATTGAAAGAAAAATTGGATCAACAACGTAATGATGGTTAG
- a CDS encoding electron transfer flavoprotein subunit alpha/FixB family protein, protein MILIIPDHDNESLNDSIYNLISASLEFELEIHVLIVGYKVDNVVMKASLIPHVSRVLVSDAECFKDFLSEDISLQISSVANRYTHLIFSDSLISKSIAPRVAAILDIAPISEIIKVISNNIFIRTNYAGSIISTIEVKDRINIITIRTSSFLPKYDNCKIIPSVIETLESIDSNKLSKYITRNDLLGNRPDLSKARIIVAGGRAIASKENFENLLGVLADKMGAALGASRAAVDAGYASNELQIGQTGKSVSPRLYFAIGISGAAQHVAGMVNSEIVVAINNDIDAPIFNFADYGIVGDLFKIVPQLIKSL, encoded by the coding sequence ATGATATTAATTATTCCTGATCATGACAATGAGTCGCTTAATGATTCTATATATAATCTTATTTCAGCATCTTTAGAGTTTGAATTAGAAATCCATGTATTAATAGTTGGTTATAAAGTTGATAATGTTGTTATGAAGGCTTCTCTTATTCCTCATGTATCTAGAGTTCTTGTTTCTGATGCTGAATGTTTTAAAGATTTTCTATCTGAGGATATTTCTTTGCAAATTTCTTCTGTTGCAAATAGATATACTCATTTGATCTTTTCTGATTCTTTAATTTCTAAAAGTATAGCTCCGAGAGTGGCTGCTATTCTTGATATAGCGCCAATCTCGGAAATAATAAAAGTTATTTCTAATAATATATTCATACGAACTAATTATGCTGGTAGTATTATTAGTACTATAGAGGTTAAAGATCGCATAAATATTATAACAATAAGAACTTCTTCTTTTTTGCCTAAATATGATAATTGTAAAATTATTCCTAGTGTAATTGAAACACTCGAAAGCATAGATAGTAACAAGTTATCTAAATATATAACTAGAAATGATTTATTAGGTAATAGACCTGATTTATCAAAAGCTAGAATTATAGTGGCAGGTGGTCGTGCTATTGCTAGCAAGGAAAATTTTGAGAATTTACTAGGAGTATTGGCTGATAAAATGGGAGCAGCATTGGGAGCTTCTCGTGCTGCTGTTGATGCTGGTTATGCTTCTAACGAATTGCAAATTGGACAAACTGGTAAAAGTGTTTCTCCTAGATTATATTTTGCTATAGGCATTTCTGGTGCTGCTCAGCATGTGGCAGGAATGGTTAATTCAGAGATAGTAGTTGCTATTAATAATGATATAGATGCTCCTATTTTTAATTTTGCTGATTATGGGATAGTTGGTGATCTTTTTAAGATTGTGCCCCAATTGATAAAATCTCTTTAA
- the rplS gene encoding 50S ribosomal protein L19 produces the protein MNLISILEKEEIIRLYNEKKNMEFSPGDTVAVSVNVVEGARKRVQIYEGVVIAKRNRGLNSSFIVRKISSGESVERTFQLYSPQIESIEIKRFGSVRRAKLYYLRSRSGRSARIKEKLISKKI, from the coding sequence ATGAATTTAATTTCTATTTTAGAAAAAGAAGAAATTATACGTTTGTATAATGAAAAAAAGAATATGGAGTTTTCTCCAGGAGATACAGTTGCTGTTAGTGTAAACGTGGTTGAAGGTGCTAGAAAAAGAGTTCAGATTTACGAAGGTGTTGTTATAGCGAAACGTAATAGAGGCCTAAATTCTTCTTTTATTGTTCGTAAAATATCTTCTGGTGAATCTGTGGAAAGAACATTTCAGTTGTATTCTCCTCAGATTGAAAGTATAGAAATAAAAAGATTTGGTAGTGTTCGTAGAGCTAAGTTATATTACTTACGTTCAAGGTCAGGTAGATCAGCTCGTATTAAAGAAAAACTTATCTCAAAAAAAATATAG
- the orn gene encoding oligoribonuclease, which translates to MNSFNDDRLVWVDMEMSGLDFYKERILEIAVIVTDSNLEIVAEGPVLVLHQDKKLLDSMDKWNTSVHTKSGLVEKVKNSSLIEKTAEEILLNFLKMYILPGRSPLCGNTIHQDRNFMRMYMPTLEKFFHYRNLDISTIKELAKRWNYNIYKGFVKQNKHEALADIHESIEELRYYKKYFLSF; encoded by the coding sequence ATGAATAGTTTTAATGATGATAGATTAGTTTGGGTTGATATGGAAATGAGTGGTTTAGATTTTTATAAGGAGAGAATTCTAGAGATAGCTGTTATAGTAACAGATTCTAATTTAGAGATTGTTGCTGAAGGTCCAGTATTAGTTTTACACCAAGACAAAAAATTACTAGACTCAATGGATAAATGGAATACTTCTGTACATACTAAAAGTGGGTTAGTTGAAAAAGTAAAAAATTCATCTTTAATAGAAAAAACTGCTGAAGAAATTCTTCTGAATTTCTTGAAAATGTATATATTACCAGGCAGATCTCCTTTATGCGGTAATACCATCCATCAAGATCGTAATTTTATGAGAATGTATATGCCTACTTTAGAGAAATTTTTTCATTATAGAAATTTAGACATTAGTACAATAAAAGAACTTGCTAAAAGATGGAATTATAATATTTATAAAGGTTTTGTTAAGCAAAATAAACATGAAGCTTTAGCTGATATTCATGAGTCAATAGAAGAGCTTAGATATTATAAAAAATATTTTTTATCTTTTTAG
- the rsgA gene encoding ribosome small subunit-dependent GTPase A gives MSSYILGRIIESHKQQYIVKHENNIYNCYIKGKKNHAAVGDWVYINKEIYGKNSIEKIQERKNIFYRSDNNKRKYLAANIDHIIIIVATEPSFSTDIIGNLILEAMRCNIDITIILNKDDIKEQVLLSLDRIKSITPENIPIINLSAKNLTNKEIIFKMYNLLINKTNLLVGQSGMGKSTILNKLVPSAHANTQEYSKYLGTGKHTTSHVKLYDLNIGNSFIIDSPGFQEFSIKHININDINKGFPEFSKFIKECQFYNCSHHHEPGCAIINAVLRGDIKKGRYSLYKKIIKEYQANKKYLRL, from the coding sequence ATGAGTAGTTATATCCTTGGTCGTATTATTGAATCTCATAAACAACAATACATAGTAAAACATGAGAACAATATATATAACTGTTATATAAAAGGTAAAAAAAATCATGCGGCTGTAGGAGACTGGGTTTATATAAATAAAGAAATATATGGCAAAAACTCTATAGAAAAAATACAAGAACGCAAGAATATATTTTATAGATCAGACAATAATAAAAGAAAATATTTAGCTGCTAATATTGATCATATAATAATTATTGTTGCTACTGAACCATCATTTTCTACAGATATTATTGGCAATCTAATATTAGAAGCAATGAGATGTAATATAGATATAACAATTATTCTAAATAAAGATGATATTAAAGAACAAGTGTTATTATCGCTTGATAGAATTAAATCAATTACACCTGAAAATATACCAATAATAAATTTAAGCGCTAAAAACTTAACTAACAAAGAAATTATTTTTAAAATGTATAATTTGTTAATTAACAAGACCAATTTATTAGTTGGACAGAGCGGCATGGGGAAATCAACCATTTTGAACAAATTAGTACCATCCGCACATGCAAATACCCAAGAATACTCTAAATACTTAGGAACAGGAAAGCATACAACAAGCCATGTAAAATTATATGATTTAAATATAGGAAATAGTTTTATTATAGACTCTCCTGGCTTTCAGGAATTTTCTATAAAACATATTAATATCAATGATATTAATAAAGGATTTCCAGAATTTAGTAAATTTATAAAAGAGTGTCAATTTTATAATTGCTCTCATCATCACGAACCAGGATGCGCTATTATAAATGCTGTTTTAAGAGGAGACATTAAGAAAGGCAGATATTCTTTATATAAAAAAATAATAAAAGAATATCAAGCCAATAAAAAATATTTACGTTTATAG
- the aroA gene encoding 3-phosphoshikimate 1-carboxyvinyltransferase has translation MNEKIAYLDLPKYCKAHGSITLPGSKSISNRVLLLAALSPGVTKINGLLNSDDTSVMIDSLNKLGIQINNTSDNVVEIISEGNLNNRNLNLFLGNAGTAFRPLLAALSFMDGTYNLSGIQRMHERPIGDLVDALRQLGCNINYLGDIGYPPVSIGAFQTNNINLVSIKGSVSSQFLTSLLMAAPVFTRKINQSLTIEVEGNLISKPYIDITLNLMKKFGVSVKKLSDNKFFIDSKDFYKSPKEIFIEGDASSASYFLGLGAIAGGPLTVNGVGLDSIQGDVNFTKILQLMGAKINIFSNKIESSGICVQNGEKLKAFDIDFNTIPDAAMTAAVLALYADNKCYLRNIASWRVKETDRILAMKTELSKFGVQVESGDDWLSIDPIEYNLWPRQVSIDTWNDHRMAMCFSLSSFGKTDVRIMDPSCINKTFPDYFDVFNKIAYIK, from the coding sequence ATGAATGAAAAAATAGCTTATCTAGATTTGCCTAAATATTGCAAGGCCCATGGAAGTATAACGCTTCCTGGGTCTAAAAGTATTTCCAATAGAGTTCTATTATTAGCTGCTTTATCACCAGGTGTTACTAAAATTAACGGATTATTAAATTCTGATGATACTAGTGTTATGATAGATTCCTTAAATAAGTTAGGAATTCAGATTAATAATACATCAGATAATGTTGTAGAGATTATAAGTGAAGGAAATTTAAATAATAGGAATTTAAATTTATTTTTAGGTAATGCTGGAACTGCTTTTCGTCCATTATTAGCTGCTTTATCTTTTATGGATGGAACTTATAATTTATCAGGCATTCAAAGAATGCATGAACGTCCAATTGGTGACTTAGTAGATGCTTTAAGACAGTTAGGTTGTAATATAAATTATCTTGGAGATATAGGTTACCCACCTGTAAGCATCGGAGCTTTTCAAACAAATAATATAAATTTAGTTTCCATAAAAGGTTCTGTTTCTAGTCAATTCTTAACTTCTTTACTGATGGCAGCTCCTGTTTTTACTAGGAAGATTAATCAATCTTTGACTATAGAAGTTGAAGGAAATTTAATTTCCAAACCTTATATAGATATTACATTAAATCTTATGAAAAAATTTGGTGTCTCTGTAAAGAAATTGAGTGATAATAAATTCTTTATAGATTCTAAAGATTTTTATAAGAGTCCTAAAGAAATATTTATTGAAGGAGATGCTTCTTCAGCTTCTTATTTTTTGGGATTAGGTGCTATTGCTGGTGGTCCATTAACTGTAAACGGTGTAGGTTTAGATAGTATTCAAGGTGATGTAAATTTTACTAAGATTTTGCAATTAATGGGAGCTAAAATTAATATTTTTAGCAATAAAATTGAATCTAGCGGAATTTGTGTTCAAAATGGAGAAAAATTAAAAGCATTTGATATAGATTTTAATACAATACCTGATGCCGCAATGACAGCAGCTGTTTTAGCTTTGTATGCTGATAATAAATGTTATTTGCGCAATATAGCTAGTTGGAGAGTAAAAGAAACTGATAGAATATTAGCTATGAAAACTGAACTTTCTAAGTTTGGAGTTCAGGTTGAATCTGGTGATGATTGGTTATCTATTGATCCAATAGAATATAATCTTTGGCCAAGACAAGTCTCTATAGACACATGGAATGATCATAGAATGGCAATGTGTTTTTCTTTATCATCTTTTGGGAAAACAGATGTTCGTATTATGGATCCTTCTTGCATAAATAAAACATTTCCTGATTATTTTGATGTTTTTAATAAGATTGCTTATATAAAATGA
- a CDS encoding MATE family efflux transporter translates to MIIKESKILKNILNQSWPILISQIAGISYGLLDTIMSGHTSKKDLAVVALSTSIYITIFVSLLGVINSLIPIIANNYGRKNFHEVGRYWSQGVWLSIALSIFGSILLYYPNVWFVFFKNMENEIYERVSIYLKILIFALPASLIFRTIYNLCAALSKSRMMVIVSILSIIFKAFLNLILIFGYKLIPAMGATGAAISTTIVSWITLSTGFYIIKKDKFYKKFKLSIYKPQWHKIKELLKIGLPMGGSYLVEVLTFTSMAILIANEGLIAIGGHQIIANIAGVCYIFPISLGIATSSITAQAIGSGDYITAKKSGSIGLWITIILSFIVAIIIYSNTNYIMNIYTNDEAIKYTIYNLMILLPFFHIVDSIQCFNSYLLRAYKISTLPFITQTIALGVIGLGGGWWFGFGKGIEHFKTVHFIIAPNSYIGASSLWIMSTIGLSISSFFLYILYKKHITKFT, encoded by the coding sequence ATGATAATAAAAGAATCAAAAATATTAAAAAATATATTAAATCAATCTTGGCCTATATTAATTAGTCAAATAGCCGGAATATCATATGGCTTACTTGATACAATTATGAGTGGACATACTAGCAAAAAAGATTTAGCAGTTGTTGCTTTATCAACGTCAATATACATTACTATTTTTGTAAGCCTTCTAGGCGTAATCAATTCATTAATACCTATTATTGCTAACAACTATGGTAGAAAAAATTTCCATGAAGTAGGACGATATTGGTCTCAAGGAGTATGGTTATCAATTGCACTTTCTATTTTTGGGTCGATTTTACTATACTATCCAAATGTATGGTTTGTGTTCTTTAAAAATATGGAAAATGAAATCTATGAAAGAGTATCTATATATTTAAAAATATTAATATTTGCATTACCTGCCTCATTGATTTTTCGCACTATTTATAATTTATGTGCAGCATTATCTAAATCTAGAATGATGGTAATTGTAAGTATATTATCTATAATTTTTAAAGCTTTTTTAAATCTAATTCTAATATTTGGCTATAAATTAATACCTGCAATGGGAGCAACTGGAGCAGCAATATCGACAACAATTGTCTCTTGGATTACACTTTCAACTGGGTTTTACATTATTAAGAAAGATAAATTTTATAAAAAATTTAAACTATCTATATACAAACCACAATGGCATAAAATCAAAGAACTACTAAAAATAGGATTACCTATGGGTGGATCTTATCTAGTAGAAGTATTAACCTTTACTTCAATGGCAATATTGATAGCTAATGAAGGTCTAATAGCCATTGGTGGTCACCAAATTATTGCAAACATAGCTGGAGTTTGCTATATATTTCCTATATCACTTGGGATAGCAACATCATCAATAACAGCCCAAGCAATAGGATCAGGAGATTATATAACAGCTAAAAAATCAGGCTCTATAGGATTATGGATAACTATAATATTGTCTTTTATAGTAGCCATTATTATTTACTCAAATACAAATTATATAATGAATATATATACTAATGATGAGGCAATAAAATATACTATATACAACTTAATGATATTATTACCTTTTTTTCATATCGTTGATTCTATCCAATGTTTTAACTCCTACTTGCTAAGAGCTTACAAAATTAGCACACTACCTTTTATTACACAAACAATTGCTCTTGGAGTTATTGGCTTAGGAGGTGGATGGTGGTTTGGATTTGGGAAAGGTATTGAACACTTTAAAACAGTACATTTTATCATAGCTCCAAATTCTTATATTGGAGCTAGCAGCTTATGGATAATGTCTACCATAGGTCTCAGTATATCTTCTTTTTTTCTATATATTTTATATAAGAAACATATCACAAAATTTACATAA
- a CDS encoding electron transfer flavoprotein subunit beta/FixA family protein: protein MKVLVAVKSVVDYNIKVHVKSDNSAVQLDNLKMSINPFDEVALEEAIRLKEQGIVSEIIVVSCGDISSKNILQYSLAMGADRAIWCESTIDIQPLAIAKILKVIVESEEPQMVFLGKQSIDNDAAQTGQILSGILNYSQATFASKLEFVDEELFVTSEADSGNITISVKLPTVITVDLSLNSPRYISLQNIIKSKKKNIDHIKAEEICRDISPRFKVLRVEELKKNKKVVLLNDVDLLINKLRNEAKVI from the coding sequence ATGAAGGTATTAGTAGCAGTAAAAAGCGTTGTTGATTATAATATAAAAGTACATGTTAAATCTGATAATTCTGCTGTTCAGTTAGATAATCTTAAAATGTCGATTAATCCATTTGATGAAGTTGCATTAGAAGAGGCTATTAGATTGAAAGAGCAGGGAATTGTTTCTGAAATTATAGTTGTTTCTTGTGGTGATATTAGCAGTAAGAATATTTTGCAATATTCTTTAGCAATGGGTGCTGATAGAGCTATTTGGTGCGAATCAACTATAGATATACAACCTTTAGCGATTGCTAAAATTTTGAAAGTTATAGTGGAAAGTGAAGAACCTCAAATGGTATTCTTAGGAAAACAGTCCATAGATAATGATGCAGCACAAACAGGGCAAATTTTATCAGGTATTTTAAATTATTCTCAGGCAACATTTGCTAGTAAATTAGAGTTTGTCGATGAAGAATTGTTTGTGACAAGTGAAGCTGATTCTGGCAATATAACGATTTCTGTTAAATTACCTACTGTAATTACAGTAGATTTATCTCTTAATAGTCCTAGATACATTTCTTTGCAGAATATAATAAAATCAAAGAAAAAAAATATAGATCATATTAAAGCAGAAGAAATTTGTCGTGATATAAGTCCTAGATTTAAAGTATTGAGAGTAGAGGAACTGAAAAAAAACAAAAAGGTTGTTTTATTAAATGATGTTGATCTACTTATAAATAAACTTAGAAATGAAGCTAAAGTAATATGA